A part of Streptomyces sp. NBC_01235 genomic DNA contains:
- a CDS encoding nuclear transport factor 2 family protein yields MDYDGYIKTYNQGDDAATAQQYYTEDITITMPLRTLSGRDEVIGFLTRGQAGIPEELKPRIVLRSEDHILAELDIVLRPERDVPDHFLTPLVTGQEATVRFFASYDLRGDRIAAFRLAWWPPASPA; encoded by the coding sequence ATGGACTACGACGGCTACATCAAGACGTACAACCAGGGCGACGACGCGGCCACCGCCCAGCAGTACTACACCGAGGACATCACGATCACCATGCCACTCCGCACGCTGAGCGGGCGGGACGAGGTGATCGGCTTCCTCACCCGCGGGCAAGCCGGGATCCCGGAAGAGCTCAAGCCGCGGATCGTGCTGCGGTCCGAGGACCACATCCTCGCCGAACTGGACATCGTGCTGCGCCCCGAGCGGGACGTCCCGGACCACTTCCTCACCCCGCTCGTCACCGGTCAGGAGGCCACCGTGCGCTTCTTCGCCTCCTACGACCTGCGCGGTGACCGCATTGCGGCCTTCCGGCTCGCCTGGTGGCCGCCCGCATCGCCCGCCTGA
- a CDS encoding helix-turn-helix domain-containing protein — MVTVIDAEQWPTADRSARWQDVLCDLYAPLRFTPLRPDVRGRITVGELDRLRVTHTAMAASVLRSRSLRGRAAAPVTVIVALAGTTTLRQSGREAQLMPGDLALIDPGRECTALFAEDTRTTTVSLSAGLLGLTPERVSAVSATRIAGSDPAAATTVGMLGPLVDGLGVLTRRQEERVADALAHLLGASLTALVEQLPQPDRVTGLRHSALDYVERHLGDPDLGPVTVAAAHHVSVRQLQRAFEEAGQTLTAVIRSRRLAAARAALADPARAEETITDIAVRYGMTDPAGFSRRFHSAFGVAPREYRRQRLGPSPNAAAS; from the coding sequence ATGGTCACCGTGATCGATGCGGAGCAGTGGCCCACGGCCGACCGGTCGGCGCGTTGGCAGGACGTGCTCTGCGACCTGTACGCCCCCCTCCGGTTCACCCCGTTGCGGCCGGACGTGCGCGGTCGGATCACGGTCGGCGAGCTCGACCGGCTCCGGGTCACGCACACGGCCATGGCGGCCTCCGTGTTGCGCTCCCGGTCCTTGCGCGGCCGCGCGGCCGCGCCGGTGACTGTGATAGTCGCCCTCGCCGGGACCACGACGCTGCGTCAGAGCGGGCGGGAGGCGCAACTGATGCCCGGCGACCTCGCCCTGATCGACCCCGGCCGTGAATGCACGGCCCTGTTCGCCGAGGACACCCGGACGACCACGGTGTCCCTGTCGGCTGGTCTGCTCGGCCTGACCCCCGAGCGCGTCTCCGCCGTGTCCGCCACCCGTATCGCTGGGTCCGATCCGGCGGCGGCGACGACCGTGGGCATGCTGGGGCCGCTGGTCGACGGGCTGGGCGTGCTCACCCGACGGCAGGAGGAGCGGGTCGCCGACGCGCTGGCCCACCTGCTCGGTGCGTCGCTGACGGCTCTGGTGGAGCAGCTCCCGCAGCCGGACCGGGTGACCGGGCTGCGTCACAGCGCCCTGGACTACGTCGAGCGCCATCTCGGCGACCCGGACCTCGGACCGGTCACCGTCGCCGCCGCCCACCACGTGTCCGTCCGGCAGCTGCAACGCGCTTTCGAGGAGGCCGGCCAGACGCTGACCGCCGTGATCCGCTCGCGCAGGCTGGCCGCCGCCCGGGCCGCCCTCGCCGATCCCGCGCGCGCCGAGGAGACGATCACCGACATCGCCGTCCGGTACGGGATGACCGACCCCGCCGGGTTCAGCAGGCGCTTCCACTCCGCGTTCGGCGTCGCGCCCCGCGAATACCGCCGACAGCGCCTGGGCCCTTCTCCGAACGCCGCCGCGAGCTGA